The following are from one region of the Nicotiana tomentosiformis chromosome 7, ASM39032v3, whole genome shotgun sequence genome:
- the LOC104103312 gene encoding protein VACUOLELESS GAMETOPHYTES-like, producing MAPLRKNTIQHFTHPEHSLTEYDSNTGYLCDGCKIPGIGKRYRCHGCEFDLHEYCGTCPTILSSFMHPYHSLKLVVRKPQGNRQFDRICNVCCDSVEGLFYRCEICEFDVHPLCTQLPETLRHVLHQAHPLRLLGSSEAGTCAVCRGACNASTWRYRCQLCKFDIHMGCLVVQCEKKTTWLGITTYVPPSVFPHGGNGRRIGKIMFVLVKILAMSVLIFGL from the exons ATGGCACCTCTCAGAAAGAACACAATACAACATTTTACACACCCAGAACATTCATTAACAGAGTATGATTCCAACACTGGATATCTATGTGATGGTTGCAAAATCCCTGGCATAGGTAAAAGATATCGCTGCCATGGCTGCGAATTTGACCTGCATGAATACTGTGGAACATGCCCAACAATTCTTTCTTCTTTTATGCATCCGTACCATTCGCTCAAGCTCGTCGTCCGCAAGCCACAAGGCAATCGCCAATTCGACCGCATCTGCAACGTCTGCTGCGATTCTGTTGAAGGCCTTTTTTATCGGTGTGAGATTTGTGAATTCGATGTCCACCCTCTCTGTACTCAGTTGCCTGAAACTCTGCGCCATGTCTTGCATCAG GCCCATCCTTTAAGGCTTCTAGGCTCGTCCGAAGCAGGAACCTGTGCTGTTTGTAGAGGAGCATGTAACGCTTCTACATGGCGTTATAGGTGTCAACTATGTAAATTCGATATTCATATGGGTTGTCTTGTGGTACAATGTGAAAAGAAAACAACATGGCTAGGAATCACGACGTACGTTCCACCTTCTGTATTTCCTCATGGTGGAAATGGTAGACGGATTGGGAAAATTATGTTTGTGTTGGTGAAAATACTTGCAATGTCTGTATTAATATTTGGGCTGTGA